Proteins found in one Mucilaginibacter gracilis genomic segment:
- a CDS encoding ATP-dependent Clp protease ATP-binding subunit: protein MEAKFSPRVKDVISYSREEALRLGHDYIGTEHLLLGLIRDGDGVAIKLLKSLAVDTARLRRAIEDAVKGTSGTNVNIGSIPLTKQAEKVLKITYLEAKIFKSDVIGTEHLLLSILRDEDNIASQILMQFNVNYEVFKGEVDSHKNDVTDEMPGSPTGGDDDFREEESFSQPKKVSDIKSKTPVLDNFGRDLTKAAEDGKLDPIVGREKEIERVSQILSRRKKNNPILIGEPGVGKSAIAEGLALRIVQRKVSRVLFNKRVVTLDLASLVAGTKYRGQFEERMKAVMNELEKSPDVILFIDEIHTIVGAGGASGSLDASNMFKPALARGEIQCIGATTLDEYRQYIEKDGALDRRFQKVMVEPATPDETIEILTRIKDKYEEHHGVTYTPEAINACVALTARYITDRFLPDKAIDALDESGSRVHLTNIHVPQNILDVEAKIEQIKIEKNKVVRSQKYEEAAKLRDTEKHLLEELEQAKAVWEAETKSKRYTVTEDNVAEVVSMMTGIPVQRVGQADSQKLLNMAEKVADKIIGQDEAIKKLAKAIQRTRAGLKDPKKPIGSFIFLGPTGVGKTELAKELARFMFDTEDALIQIDMSEYMEKFAVSRLVGAPPGYVGYEEGGQLTEKVRRKPYSVVLLDEIEKAHPDVFNILLQVLDEGQLTDSLGRKVDFRNTIIIMTSNIGARQLKDFGQGVGFSTAAKVNQADSHSRGVIESALKRAFAPEFLNRIDDVIVFNSLGKDEIFKIIDIELASLFGRVHALGYKIELTENAKEFIAEKGFDSQFGARPLKRAIQKYLEDPIAEEILKGELVEGDVMEVDHDKESGEVKVIGKHSGGERKQEEEEKKD from the coding sequence ATGGAAGCTAAATTTTCGCCCCGTGTTAAAGACGTGATCTCGTACAGCAGAGAGGAAGCCCTTCGCCTTGGGCATGATTATATAGGTACGGAGCACCTTTTATTAGGGCTCATCCGCGATGGCGACGGGGTTGCTATTAAACTGCTTAAAAGTTTAGCTGTTGATACCGCCCGTTTGCGCCGCGCTATAGAAGACGCTGTAAAGGGAACATCAGGCACTAACGTTAATATTGGTAGCATCCCGCTAACCAAACAAGCCGAAAAGGTATTGAAAATAACCTATCTGGAAGCTAAAATATTTAAAAGCGACGTTATTGGCACCGAGCATTTATTGTTATCAATACTGCGCGATGAAGATAACATTGCATCGCAAATTTTAATGCAGTTTAACGTGAACTATGAGGTATTTAAAGGCGAAGTTGACTCGCATAAAAACGATGTAACGGACGAAATGCCCGGATCACCAACCGGAGGCGACGATGATTTCCGCGAGGAAGAATCGTTCAGCCAGCCTAAAAAAGTATCCGATATCAAATCAAAAACACCGGTTCTTGATAATTTTGGCCGCGATTTAACCAAGGCTGCCGAAGATGGCAAGCTTGACCCAATTGTTGGCCGCGAAAAAGAAATTGAAAGAGTATCGCAAATACTATCGCGCCGTAAAAAAAACAATCCTATATTAATAGGTGAGCCGGGTGTTGGTAAAAGTGCAATTGCCGAAGGTTTGGCATTACGCATTGTACAACGCAAGGTATCGCGCGTGTTGTTTAACAAACGCGTTGTTACGCTTGATTTAGCTTCGCTTGTTGCCGGTACAAAATACCGCGGCCAGTTTGAAGAGCGTATGAAAGCAGTAATGAACGAACTTGAAAAATCGCCGGATGTTATTTTGTTTATCGACGAGATACATACTATAGTTGGCGCAGGTGGTGCTTCTGGTTCTTTAGATGCATCAAACATGTTTAAACCTGCCCTGGCCCGTGGCGAGATACAATGCATTGGCGCAACTACTTTAGATGAGTACCGCCAGTACATTGAAAAAGATGGCGCGTTAGACCGTCGTTTCCAAAAGGTTATGGTTGAACCTGCTACTCCCGATGAAACTATCGAAATTTTAACCCGCATTAAGGATAAGTACGAAGAGCACCATGGTGTTACATACACGCCCGAAGCTATTAATGCCTGCGTTGCCTTAACAGCACGTTACATAACCGACAGGTTTTTACCTGATAAGGCTATTGATGCCTTAGACGAATCGGGTTCGCGCGTTCACTTAACCAATATACACGTACCACAAAATATATTGGATGTTGAAGCTAAGATAGAGCAGATAAAAATTGAGAAGAACAAAGTAGTACGCAGCCAGAAATACGAAGAAGCAGCTAAACTGAGGGATACCGAAAAACATTTATTGGAAGAACTTGAACAAGCTAAAGCAGTTTGGGAAGCCGAAACCAAATCAAAACGTTATACCGTTACCGAAGATAATGTTGCCGAGGTAGTATCAATGATGACAGGCATACCTGTACAACGTGTTGGCCAGGCCGATAGCCAAAAACTGCTTAACATGGCCGAAAAGGTTGCCGATAAAATTATTGGACAAGATGAAGCCATTAAAAAATTAGCCAAGGCTATACAACGTACCCGTGCAGGTTTAAAAGACCCTAAAAAACCAATTGGCTCGTTTATATTTTTAGGCCCAACCGGTGTTGGTAAAACCGAGCTTGCCAAAGAGCTTGCCCGTTTTATGTTTGATACCGAAGATGCGCTGATACAGATTGACATGAGCGAATACATGGAGAAATTTGCCGTATCACGTTTAGTAGGTGCGCCTCCGGGCTACGTAGGTTACGAAGAAGGCGGACAGCTAACCGAAAAAGTTAGGCGCAAACCATACTCGGTAGTGTTATTGGATGAAATTGAAAAAGCTCACCCGGATGTATTTAACATTTTGTTACAGGTGTTAGATGAAGGCCAGCTTACAGATTCGTTAGGCCGCAAGGTTGATTTTAGGAACACCATTATCATCATGACATCGAACATTGGCGCACGCCAGTTGAAAGATTTTGGCCAAGGCGTTGGCTTTAGCACCGCAGCCAAAGTTAATCAGGCCGATTCGCACTCACGTGGTGTTATCGAAAGCGCTTTAAAACGTGCCTTTGCTCCCGAATTTTTAAACCGTATTGATGATGTTATTGTGTTTAACTCGTTAGGTAAAGATGAGATATTCAAAATCATCGATATTGAGTTAGCCTCATTATTTGGCAGGGTACATGCTTTAGGTTACAAAATTGAATTAACCGAAAACGCCAAAGAGTTTATTGCCGAGAAAGGTTTCGACTCGCAATTTGGTGCCAGGCCATTAAAACGAGCCATCCAAAAATATCTGGAAGACCCAATTGCCGAAGAGATATTAAAAGGCGAGTTGGTTGAAGGTGATGTAATGGAAGTTGACCACGATAAAGAATCGGGCGAGGTAAAGGTTATTGGCAAACACTCCGGTGGCGAAAGAAAGCAAGAAGAAGAAGAAAAAAAGGATTAA
- a CDS encoding NAD-dependent succinate-semialdehyde dehydrogenase, which produces METVAKVSPIKTINPFNNELVKSFDVMTEEQIDSKIALADEAFQKWKNTPKTERAQLLYRVAHIMRVKSVQLANLATLEMGKLVKESRAEVELCAAIFDYYAEHGERFLADQPLETPQGSAFLSYEPIGVLLSIQPWNFPFYQITRSAAPHLMAGNTMLLKHASNVPQCAQIMEDIFTEAGFPKGVYQNLFIPGSKIDSLIADKRIKAVTFTGSEPAGSSIAAAAGKYIKKSTLELGGSDAFVVLDDADVEKAAEAAVRGRMWNAGQVCVSPKRVIVEEAVADLFLEKVKTKFAALKVGNPTDEQTDLAPLSSEKAVEDVIKQVQKAVEQGAKVITGGHRIDRPGAFMEPTILTDIQPGTDAYQEEIFGPVFMFYRVKNEQAAINLANATDFGLGGSVFSSNNERAVQVARKIETGMVYINHVTGIAPELPFGGTKHSGYGREQSPAAIYEFVNAKLIRVTTPDSAY; this is translated from the coding sequence ATGGAAACAGTAGCTAAGGTATCGCCTATTAAAACCATAAACCCATTTAATAATGAGTTGGTTAAATCTTTCGATGTGATGACCGAAGAACAGATTGATTCAAAGATTGCTCTTGCTGATGAGGCGTTCCAAAAATGGAAAAATACCCCAAAAACGGAACGGGCGCAGCTTTTATACCGTGTCGCGCATATCATGCGTGTAAAATCAGTTCAACTGGCAAATTTGGCCACGCTGGAAATGGGGAAATTAGTGAAAGAAAGCCGGGCAGAAGTGGAACTATGTGCTGCCATATTTGACTATTACGCTGAGCACGGCGAACGGTTTCTGGCCGATCAGCCCCTTGAAACTCCTCAAGGCTCCGCATTTCTGAGTTACGAGCCAATCGGTGTGTTGCTCAGTATACAACCCTGGAATTTTCCTTTTTACCAAATCACCCGTTCGGCAGCGCCACACCTGATGGCCGGTAATACCATGCTGTTGAAACACGCATCAAATGTGCCCCAATGCGCACAGATTATGGAAGATATTTTTACAGAAGCCGGTTTTCCTAAAGGTGTTTACCAGAACTTGTTTATACCGGGCAGTAAAATAGATAGTTTGATAGCCGATAAGCGGATTAAAGCCGTAACATTTACCGGCAGCGAACCTGCTGGCTCGTCTATTGCCGCGGCTGCCGGTAAATATATCAAAAAATCCACTTTAGAACTGGGCGGTAGCGATGCATTTGTGGTGCTGGATGATGCTGATGTAGAAAAAGCTGCCGAGGCCGCTGTACGCGGCCGGATGTGGAATGCCGGCCAGGTATGTGTGTCGCCTAAGAGAGTAATAGTTGAAGAGGCAGTGGCAGACCTATTTCTGGAAAAAGTCAAAACTAAGTTTGCCGCGTTAAAAGTAGGAAATCCGACGGATGAACAAACTGACCTCGCTCCATTAAGCAGTGAAAAAGCAGTGGAGGATGTAATTAAACAAGTTCAAAAAGCTGTTGAACAGGGAGCAAAAGTAATAACCGGCGGACATCGTATCGATCGCCCGGGCGCTTTTATGGAGCCTACCATCCTGACCGACATACAGCCAGGAACCGACGCATATCAGGAAGAAATTTTTGGCCCGGTTTTCATGTTTTACAGGGTAAAGAACGAGCAGGCCGCCATTAACCTGGCAAATGCAACCGACTTTGGCCTTGGAGGCAGCGTATTCAGCTCCAATAATGAAAGGGCAGTGCAGGTGGCCAGAAAGATAGAAACAGGTATGGTTTACATCAACCACGTAACCGGGATAGCCCCTGAATTGCCTTTTGGCGGCACCAAACATTCTGGTTATGGCAGGGAACAATCTCCTGCAGCCATCTACGAATTTGTTAATGCTAAATTGATTAGGGTAACCACACCCGATAGTGCTTACTAA
- the adhP gene encoding alcohol dehydrogenase AdhP gives MIPKKMKAAVIHAFGEPLHIEEVNVREPGENEILVKVIACGVCHTDLHACQGDWPAKPKMPLVPGHEAIGYVVALGHGVNKMKEGDIVGVPWLYSACGCCDYCYTGWETLCESQQNGGYSVDGGFAEYVVADARYVARFPSNINFTEMAPIICAGVTVYKGLKQTDVKPGEWVAISGIGGLGHLAVQYAKAMGMHVAAIDISDDKLKLAKGLGADITVNAKENDPGTFLKKETGGMHGTLVTAPSRIAFSQGLSTLRRKGVLSLNGLPAGTFDLSIFDTVINGSTIRGSIVGTRKDMEEAIAFAVEGKVKATVKSARLEDINTVFDDMKKGDISGRIVLEIAKP, from the coding sequence ATGATTCCTAAAAAAATGAAAGCAGCCGTCATCCATGCGTTTGGAGAGCCTTTGCATATCGAAGAAGTGAATGTGAGAGAACCGGGTGAAAACGAAATCCTGGTGAAAGTTATTGCCTGTGGCGTATGCCATACTGATTTGCATGCCTGCCAGGGAGATTGGCCCGCCAAACCTAAAATGCCGCTAGTTCCGGGCCATGAGGCAATTGGATACGTGGTAGCGCTTGGTCATGGTGTTAACAAAATGAAGGAGGGTGATATTGTTGGTGTACCCTGGCTTTACAGTGCCTGTGGTTGTTGCGACTATTGTTATACAGGCTGGGAAACTTTATGCGAAAGTCAACAGAACGGCGGCTATAGCGTAGATGGCGGATTTGCCGAATACGTGGTGGCTGATGCCAGGTATGTTGCGCGCTTTCCATCCAATATAAATTTCACAGAAATGGCACCTATCATTTGTGCCGGTGTTACCGTTTACAAAGGATTAAAGCAAACAGACGTTAAACCCGGTGAATGGGTAGCTATTTCTGGTATCGGTGGTTTAGGGCACCTGGCGGTGCAATATGCCAAAGCAATGGGAATGCATGTTGCAGCGATAGACATCTCTGACGATAAACTAAAACTGGCAAAAGGTTTAGGCGCGGATATTACCGTAAATGCCAAAGAAAACGATCCGGGTACATTCCTTAAAAAAGAAACTGGTGGCATGCACGGCACACTGGTAACCGCACCCTCTCGGATTGCCTTTAGCCAGGGATTAAGCACGCTGCGGCGCAAGGGAGTGCTATCACTAAACGGACTGCCCGCAGGCACGTTCGACCTGTCTATTTTTGACACTGTCATCAACGGCTCTACGATCCGCGGTTCCATTGTTGGAACACGGAAGGATATGGAAGAAGCCATTGCCTTTGCCGTTGAAGGAAAAGTAAAAGCAACCGTCAAATCCGCCAGGTTGGAAGATATCAATACGGTATTTGATGATATGAAAAAAGGAGATATCAGCGGCCGGATAGTACTGGAAATAGCCAAACCATAA
- a CDS encoding NAD(P) transhydrogenase subunit alpha, protein MITIGILREPSLEARVSMLSAEVAALVKSGCIVWVESGAGLKSFCSDTEYASSGAIIKSRSEVLATAHIILSINGNDIPALLKGKVLIGIYQPLANVQLIEAWKQQNLTVFSLDMLPRITRAQSMDVLSSQANIAGYKAVLLAASIFPHYLPMMMTAAGSVPPAKVMIIGAGVAGLQAIATARRLGAVVEVFDTRPEVKEEVMSLGGRFIEVEGAADASKAGGYAVEQNAEFQQRQKASIAEHIKKTDILITTALIRGKKAPVLVTREMVAAMKPGSVIIDLASATGGNTEVTVDNATIQCGTVTVIGNSNLAATLPADASKLYGKNVASFLGLLINEKGVLDVNSQDEIIRAACVSSVSKTNSPSTLSPISS, encoded by the coding sequence ATGATAACAATAGGTATACTGAGAGAGCCGTCTTTGGAGGCCCGGGTTTCTATGCTTTCGGCCGAAGTTGCGGCGCTGGTTAAAAGCGGCTGTATTGTATGGGTAGAAAGTGGTGCGGGATTAAAATCATTTTGTTCTGACACTGAATATGCATCAAGCGGTGCTATTATTAAGTCAAGGTCTGAGGTGTTAGCAACTGCCCACATTATTTTGAGCATCAACGGCAATGATATCCCGGCGCTTTTAAAAGGCAAAGTGCTTATTGGTATTTACCAGCCTTTAGCAAATGTACAACTCATTGAAGCCTGGAAGCAACAAAACCTAACGGTTTTCAGCCTGGATATGCTTCCCCGCATCACCCGGGCGCAAAGTATGGATGTATTAAGTTCTCAGGCCAATATAGCCGGTTATAAAGCAGTATTACTTGCGGCATCAATATTCCCTCATTACTTACCCATGATGATGACCGCAGCGGGGAGTGTACCACCGGCTAAGGTAATGATTATTGGGGCGGGTGTTGCAGGGCTCCAGGCCATAGCCACGGCAAGGCGTTTAGGCGCGGTTGTTGAAGTTTTTGATACCCGCCCCGAGGTAAAGGAAGAGGTGATGAGCCTGGGTGGCCGGTTTATTGAAGTTGAAGGAGCAGCGGATGCTTCTAAAGCAGGTGGCTACGCGGTAGAACAAAACGCGGAGTTTCAGCAAAGGCAGAAAGCAAGTATTGCAGAGCATATTAAAAAAACAGATATTTTAATCACCACCGCATTGATACGTGGCAAAAAAGCTCCGGTATTGGTAACCAGGGAAATGGTAGCTGCAATGAAGCCAGGCTCTGTTATCATCGACCTGGCTTCGGCCACGGGGGGCAATACCGAAGTTACTGTGGATAACGCAACTATTCAATGCGGAACTGTAACCGTGATAGGGAATAGCAACCTTGCCGCTACACTTCCCGCAGATGCCAGCAAACTCTATGGTAAAAACGTTGCCAGCTTCCTGGGCCTGCTAATCAATGAAAAGGGTGTTTTAGATGTTAACTCGCAGGATGAAATCATCAGAGCAGCCTGCGTAAGTTCAGTTAGTAAAACAAATTCCCCGTCAACCTTGAGCCCCATTTCATCATGA
- a CDS encoding NAD(P) transhydrogenase subunit alpha codes for MSTLLNFIHDNLDMFYIVILSIFLGIEVISQVPSVLHTPLMSGANAIHGVIIIGAIIAIGETAPDNYPALIIGFLAVVVGTLNVVGGFVVTDRMLEMFKKRKPTTTKTSHNV; via the coding sequence ATGAGCACCTTACTTAATTTTATTCACGACAACCTTGACATGTTTTATATTGTCATTTTGTCGATTTTCCTGGGTATCGAAGTCATCTCGCAGGTTCCATCAGTATTGCACACCCCACTAATGAGCGGTGCAAACGCCATTCACGGGGTAATCATTATCGGTGCTATTATCGCCATCGGCGAGACAGCACCTGATAATTACCCTGCGCTCATAATAGGCTTTTTGGCTGTTGTAGTAGGTACACTTAACGTTGTAGGGGGCTTTGTGGTTACCGACAGGATGCTGGAAATGTTTAAAAAGCGAAAACCAACAACCACAAAAACCAGCCACAATGTATAA
- a CDS encoding NAD(P)(+) transhydrogenase (Re/Si-specific) subunit beta, translating to MYNLEASILSVCYLTGSVAFITGLKMLAHPDTARRGNQVAAGGMLIAIIATLVLYRSGGTHLHNYVWIAAALAIGAVIGTTAARKVQMTAMPELVSIFNGMGGLCAALISVIEFEHMAQASPVLHSLIIIAGLVIGSVSFSGSMVAYGKLSGKVKDHTFRGQHSFNLIVLALVLFGIVYLLCRNPGMPGSFVFYTLLALSVSYGVFFVLPIGGADMPVVISLLNACTGVATACGGFLYQNPVMLTGGILVGSAGMILTIIMCKAMNRSLTNVLVGSFGGETSNALPGTEEAHKQISISDAATAMAYAKKIMIVPGYGLAVAQAQNTCHELEKLLIEKGVEVKYAIHPVAGRMPGHMNVLLAEANVSYDLLLDMDQSNGEFSTTDVALILGANDVVNPAAENDPKSPIFGMKILDVGLSKMVVVNKRTMKPGYAGIQNQLFSQPNTNMLFGDAKDVLQKLITEIKGM from the coding sequence ATGTATAACCTGGAAGCAAGTATATTATCAGTTTGTTACCTCACCGGTTCGGTAGCATTTATTACCGGGCTTAAAATGCTGGCCCATCCCGATACGGCCCGTAGGGGTAACCAGGTTGCTGCAGGCGGTATGCTAATTGCCATCATCGCCACCCTGGTTCTTTACCGCTCGGGCGGAACACATTTACATAATTATGTATGGATAGCCGCCGCATTGGCCATCGGGGCCGTCATCGGTACAACGGCGGCACGCAAAGTACAAATGACCGCTATGCCCGAACTGGTTAGTATTTTCAATGGCATGGGTGGTTTATGCGCAGCACTCATCTCCGTCATTGAATTTGAGCACATGGCACAGGCATCTCCGGTATTGCACTCGCTTATCATTATTGCCGGCCTCGTTATCGGATCGGTGTCATTTTCGGGGAGCATGGTAGCCTATGGCAAGCTTAGCGGTAAGGTAAAGGATCATACATTTCGAGGGCAGCACAGCTTTAACCTCATCGTACTAGCACTGGTTCTGTTCGGAATTGTTTACCTGCTTTGCAGGAATCCGGGAATGCCGGGCTCTTTTGTGTTTTACACTTTACTTGCATTATCGGTTAGTTACGGTGTGTTTTTTGTACTCCCCATTGGTGGGGCGGATATGCCGGTTGTAATTTCACTACTCAATGCATGCACGGGTGTTGCAACCGCCTGCGGCGGGTTTCTTTATCAAAATCCGGTTATGCTAACCGGCGGTATCCTGGTGGGCTCTGCCGGCATGATCCTGACTATTATTATGTGCAAGGCGATGAATCGCTCCTTGACTAATGTATTGGTAGGATCATTTGGTGGAGAAACCAGCAATGCGCTTCCGGGAACAGAAGAGGCACATAAACAGATCAGTATAAGCGATGCTGCAACCGCCATGGCTTATGCCAAAAAAATTATGATTGTGCCAGGTTATGGCCTGGCTGTTGCCCAGGCCCAGAATACTTGTCATGAGCTAGAAAAATTATTAATAGAAAAAGGTGTGGAAGTAAAATATGCCATCCACCCGGTTGCAGGCCGGATGCCCGGGCACATGAATGTATTGCTGGCTGAGGCTAACGTGTCTTATGACCTGTTACTGGACATGGATCAGTCAAACGGGGAGTTTTCAACTACCGATGTCGCCTTGATTCTGGGGGCCAACGATGTGGTTAATCCCGCTGCAGAGAACGACCCGAAAAGCCCTATTTTTGGGATGAAGATACTGGATGTAGGACTTTCAAAAATGGTTGTTGTTAATAAAAGGACCATGAAACCCGGGTATGCCGGAATTCAGAATCAACTATTCTCACAGCCCAATACAAATATGCTATTCGGCGATGCAAAAGATGTTCTGCAAAAACTGATTACCGAAATCAAAGGAATGTAA
- a CDS encoding Na+/H+ antiporter, whose translation MIDLSPFIFMVAMLIGLSLLAGKIRNIPYPILLVLAGVLVGFIPGLPVVRLDPAVVLLIFMPPLLFRSSWNTSWLDFKSAIRPISRLAIGLVICTTMTIAVVAHYLIPGFGWGAAFILGAVVSPPDAVSAVSLIRGLGLDKRIVTIIEGESLVNDASALVIYRSAVAAVVSGSFIFWKAGLQFLAVTVGGIVVGGLLGYGCCLILKKARSNPMAQNCLALLTPFICYLVAERFNMSGVLAVVVSGLVISWQSPRVFSYQGRTQSNVVWNMITFLLNGVIFLLIGLELSDVITNLQGFKLSSLLFHGLVISMAAIGIRFLFIMPASIFPRLRGKKQEQVFTWKNTLVLSWTGMRGVVSIATALALPLVTTSGTAFPHRNVILVLTFIIMVITLVGQGLTLPLLIKWLNFIPTNDQEDEELELRLLVIDQDIAFINSRISGIETDVQIVDQVRRLYELRFNWLKGNYLKENKALEAAISTGTVLERVIKAQLSVIEFNRELLVKFYRDGEYNADVIRKLEREMDLDESRLRSQLE comes from the coding sequence ATGATAGATCTATCCCCATTTATTTTTATGGTGGCCATGCTGATTGGCCTGTCTTTACTGGCAGGTAAGATCAGGAACATACCCTACCCTATTTTATTGGTTTTAGCGGGTGTATTGGTGGGCTTCATCCCCGGTCTTCCTGTGGTTAGGCTTGACCCGGCAGTTGTTTTACTGATCTTTATGCCGCCCTTATTGTTCCGCTCTTCCTGGAACACTTCGTGGTTAGACTTTAAATCAGCTATCCGGCCCATTTCCAGGCTGGCTATAGGGCTGGTCATCTGCACTACGATGACTATCGCTGTGGTAGCCCACTACTTGATTCCGGGTTTTGGCTGGGGCGCAGCTTTTATACTTGGCGCAGTAGTTTCTCCGCCGGATGCTGTTTCCGCCGTCAGTTTAATCAGAGGGCTGGGCCTTGATAAACGGATAGTTACAATCATTGAGGGTGAAAGCCTTGTTAACGATGCTTCGGCTTTGGTAATTTACCGATCAGCGGTGGCAGCCGTGGTGAGTGGAAGCTTCATTTTTTGGAAAGCCGGATTACAGTTTTTAGCCGTTACAGTTGGCGGTATAGTGGTTGGCGGGCTGCTGGGCTACGGCTGCTGTTTGATACTCAAAAAGGCAAGAAGCAATCCTATGGCGCAAAATTGCCTTGCCCTGTTAACCCCTTTTATTTGTTACCTGGTTGCCGAGCGCTTCAATATGTCTGGCGTCCTTGCCGTGGTTGTTTCTGGTCTGGTTATATCCTGGCAGTCGCCCAGGGTATTTTCTTACCAGGGGCGCACACAATCTAATGTGGTATGGAATATGATCACGTTTTTGCTTAATGGTGTAATCTTCCTACTCATAGGGCTGGAATTATCAGATGTTATAACTAACCTCCAGGGCTTTAAACTTTCAAGCTTACTGTTTCACGGGCTGGTCATCAGTATGGCGGCTATAGGAATCCGATTTTTATTTATCATGCCGGCAAGCATCTTTCCCCGTTTGCGGGGCAAAAAACAGGAACAGGTATTTACTTGGAAAAACACGCTCGTGTTGTCCTGGACGGGTATGAGAGGGGTGGTTTCTATTGCAACTGCTTTGGCACTACCCCTGGTAACAACCTCGGGAACAGCATTTCCACACCGGAATGTGATTTTGGTTTTGACGTTTATCATTATGGTGATTACCCTGGTTGGGCAAGGCCTAACCTTACCGCTATTGATCAAATGGCTTAACTTTATTCCCACTAACGACCAAGAAGATGAAGAGTTAGAATTAAGGTTGCTCGTTATTGATCAAGATATTGCTTTTATCAATAGTCGTATTTCTGGCATCGAAACTGACGTACAAATTGTGGATCAGGTTAGACGCTTATATGAATTACGCTTCAATTGGCTGAAAGGTAATTATCTCAAAGAAAACAAAGCGCTTGAAGCAGCAATATCAACAGGCACGGTGCTGGAGCGGGTGATAAAAGCACAACTATCTGTTATTGAATTTAACCGGGAGCTGCTTGTTAAATTTTATCGGGATGGCGAATATAATGCGGACGTTATTCGTAAGCTGGAAAGAGAAATGGACCTGGATGAATCCAGGCTCCGCTCGCAATTGGAATGA
- a CDS encoding ATP-binding protein — protein MILQSALNQVIETQKANLSQKDAGLKRDALATLPNLSAFALIVSGIRRCGKSTLLFQLLKERYPDALYLNFEDPRLYEFGPTDFARLDESIKASGSNVLFFDEIQIIPEWERYARQKLDEDYKLVITGSNASLLSRELGTRLTGRHITKELFPFSYHEFCTFKELSYDKSSLLSYLELGGFPEYLKQGIPEILNQLFEDILIRDIAVRYSIRDVTTLKRLAFYLLSNVSKLITGNRLKTLFEIGSTSTVMEYLSHLEYSYLLQFVPKFSYSLRKQIANPRKVYAIDTGLINVNSGSFSEDNGRKFENLIYLHLRQKYREIYYFAEKNECDFVIINNSKLVEAVQVCFELNPDNINRELDGVVEALTFFAAHEGFIVTLDQTDRLEKNGKVVHVVPAYHYVSKL, from the coding sequence ATGATACTTCAATCTGCTCTTAACCAAGTTATTGAAACACAAAAAGCAAACCTATCTCAAAAAGATGCAGGCCTAAAAAGGGATGCGCTGGCAACTCTACCAAACCTGTCGGCATTTGCATTGATTGTTTCGGGAATAAGAAGATGCGGGAAAAGCACATTGCTCTTCCAGTTACTCAAAGAAAGATATCCTGATGCGCTTTATCTTAATTTTGAAGATCCTCGGCTTTATGAATTTGGCCCTACCGACTTTGCCAGGCTGGATGAATCCATAAAGGCCAGTGGAAGCAATGTGCTTTTTTTTGACGAGATACAAATTATACCGGAGTGGGAAAGATATGCCAGGCAAAAGCTGGATGAAGATTACAAATTAGTGATAACCGGTTCTAACGCTTCTTTATTAAGCAGAGAGTTAGGTACCAGATTAACTGGGCGGCATATCACAAAAGAACTTTTTCCTTTTTCTTATCATGAATTCTGCACCTTTAAAGAATTATCTTATGATAAATCTTCTTTGTTGAGCTATTTAGAATTGGGTGGCTTCCCAGAATATTTAAAGCAAGGAATACCTGAAATATTAAACCAATTATTCGAGGACATACTGATCAGGGACATCGCAGTGAGATACAGCATAAGGGATGTTACAACATTGAAGCGGCTGGCGTTCTATCTACTGTCTAATGTTTCAAAATTAATCACCGGTAACAGGCTTAAAACGCTTTTTGAAATAGGGTCAACCAGTACGGTAATGGAATATCTATCCCACCTGGAATATTCGTATTTATTACAATTTGTACCAAAATTTAGCTACTCTTTAAGAAAGCAAATCGCTAATCCCAGGAAAGTTTATGCCATAGATACGGGGCTGATTAATGTTAATTCAGGCTCCTTCTCGGAAGATAACGGACGAAAGTTCGAGAATTTGATTTACTTGCACCTACGTCAAAAATATCGAGAGATCTATTATTTTGCCGAAAAAAATGAATGCGATTTCGTTATCATCAATAACAGCAAATTAGTGGAAGCCGTCCAAGTTTGTTTCGAATTAAACCCTGATAATATAAACCGTGAACTGGATGGTGTTGTTGAAGCACTTACCTTTTTCGCCGCTCACGAAGGCTTTATAGTTACGCTTGATCAAACCGATAGGTTAGAGAAAAATGGTAAAGTTGTGCATGTAGTCCCGGCCTACCATTACGTGTCGAAATTGTAA